The Pseudomonas wenzhouensis genome has a segment encoding these proteins:
- a CDS encoding FTR1 family protein, translated as MIHFRLSLSWLILPLLASLSFLAIGEPLDGAAQALHLIGYIGADYPATVVDGQVVDVSEYQEQLEFLDVLQGLIVALPAQAGRAELEQGVSNLHQAIIQRQSGDEVASAARALGARLAELYQVSLTPILTPDPQRGAQLYAQHCSVCHGDSGLGDGPAGIGLEPAPANLRDTARMDRLSLYDLYNTLGLGIEGTDMPAFADQLDERQRWDLASYIASFTATAAQGQARFAMSELAGRTPAEIAAAGGDVAAFRAQRAHPLLEQRGPQQLIGYTRATLERSLQAYREGDREQAYDLSVGAYLEGFELVESALDNLDAVQRKTTERALMAYRQALQDGASVGVAAQALEQVKIELDKSATLLVDGAMDDSLSFFASLLILLREGLEAILVLAAILAFLRNTGQQQAVRSVHIGWGLALLAGVATWAVAAYLIDISGAQRELLEGATALFASVVLLWVGVWMHDRRHAAAWQDYIKSSLVGGGGRFGFAVLAFFSVYRELFEVILFYETLWLQAGPAGHGAVLAGAAAALVLLLGLAWVILRGSRKLPLATFFGINAVLLCVLSVVFAGHGVAALQEAGVLGTRPVAFFEFDWLGIHADAWSLAAQGLALTGIALLYGRSLLGERRRLAEQR; from the coding sequence ATGATTCATTTCCGCCTCTCTCTTTCCTGGTTGATCCTGCCTTTGCTGGCCAGTCTCAGTTTTCTCGCCATTGGCGAGCCGCTCGATGGCGCCGCTCAGGCGCTGCATCTGATCGGTTATATCGGTGCCGATTATCCGGCCACTGTGGTTGACGGCCAGGTCGTCGACGTCAGCGAGTACCAGGAGCAACTGGAATTTCTCGATGTATTGCAGGGATTGATCGTCGCCTTGCCCGCGCAGGCCGGTCGCGCCGAGTTGGAGCAGGGCGTCAGCAATCTGCATCAGGCCATTATCCAACGCCAATCCGGCGATGAAGTCGCCAGCGCTGCCCGTGCATTGGGGGCGCGTCTGGCCGAGCTCTATCAGGTCAGCCTGACGCCGATCCTGACGCCGGATCCGCAGCGCGGCGCGCAGCTTTACGCCCAGCACTGCTCGGTGTGCCATGGCGACTCCGGGCTGGGCGACGGGCCGGCCGGCATCGGCCTGGAGCCGGCGCCGGCCAATCTGCGCGATACGGCGCGCATGGATCGCCTCAGCCTCTATGACCTCTACAACACCCTGGGTCTGGGCATCGAAGGCACCGATATGCCGGCTTTCGCCGATCAACTCGACGAGCGTCAGCGCTGGGATCTGGCGAGTTACATCGCCAGCTTTACCGCCACTGCGGCGCAGGGCCAGGCACGCTTTGCCATGAGCGAGTTGGCCGGGCGCACGCCTGCTGAAATTGCGGCCGCCGGTGGCGATGTCGCCGCGTTTCGCGCTCAGCGCGCGCATCCGCTGCTGGAGCAGCGCGGCCCGCAGCAACTGATCGGCTACACCCGCGCTACCCTGGAACGCAGTCTGCAGGCCTACCGCGAGGGCGATCGCGAGCAGGCCTATGACCTCTCCGTCGGCGCCTATCTGGAAGGTTTCGAACTGGTCGAAAGCGCTCTCGACAACCTCGATGCCGTGCAGCGCAAGACCACCGAGCGCGCCCTGATGGCCTATCGGCAGGCGCTGCAGGATGGTGCCAGCGTCGGTGTGGCGGCGCAGGCGCTGGAACAGGTCAAGATCGAGCTGGACAAGTCCGCCACATTGCTGGTCGATGGCGCCATGGACGACAGCCTGAGCTTCTTCGCCAGCCTGCTGATTCTGCTGCGCGAGGGGCTGGAGGCGATTCTGGTGCTGGCGGCGATTCTCGCCTTCCTGCGCAATACCGGGCAGCAGCAGGCGGTGCGCAGTGTGCACATTGGCTGGGGCCTGGCGTTGCTCGCCGGCGTCGCAACCTGGGCAGTGGCGGCTTACCTGATCGATATCAGCGGCGCCCAGCGTGAGCTGCTGGAAGGCGCCACGGCGCTGTTCGCCAGCGTGGTGCTGCTGTGGGTTGGCGTGTGGATGCATGATCGTCGTCATGCTGCGGCCTGGCAGGACTACATCAAGAGCAGCCTGGTCGGTGGCGGTGGCCGTTTCGGCTTTGCCGTGCTGGCGTTCTTCTCGGTGTATCGCGAGCTGTTCGAAGTGATCCTGTTCTACGAAACCCTCTGGCTACAGGCCGGGCCTGCCGGGCACGGTGCGGTGCTGGCCGGTGCTGCGGCCGCGCTGGTGCTCTTGCTCGGCCTGGCCTGGGTGATCCTGCGCGGCTCGCGCAAACTGCCGCTGGCGACCTTCTTCGGCATCAATGCGGTGTTGCTGTGCGTACTTTCGGTGGTGTTCGCCGGCCATGGCGTGGCGGCATTGCAGGAGGCCGGCGTGCTCGGCACGCGTCCGGTGGCATTCTTCGAGTTCGACTGGCTGGGCATTCACGCCGACGCCTGGAGCCTGGCCGCTCAGGGCCTGGCACTGACCGGTATCGCGCTGCTGTATGGGCGCAGCCTGCTGGGCGAGCGCCGACGCCTGGCCGAACAGCGCTGA
- the hemB gene encoding porphobilinogen synthase, whose protein sequence is MSVTPANRLFPATRLRRNRRDDFSRRLVRENRLSVDDLILPVFVLDGENRRETVPSMPGVERLSIDLLLKEAEHWVELGIPALALFPVTPLEKKSLDGAEAWNPDGIAQRAIRALRAKFPELGVISDVALDPFTTHGQDGILDESGYVQNDITVDALVKQALSHAEAGAQVVAPSDMMDGRVQAIREALELAEHVSVRIMAYSAKYASAYYGPFRDAVGSAANLGKGNKLGYQMDPANGSEALHEVAADLAEGADMVMVKPGMPYLDILWRVKDAYKVPTFVYQVSGEYAMHMAAIQNGWLSEAVILESLTAFKRAGADGILTYFAVRAAELLKQGR, encoded by the coding sequence GTGAGCGTTACCCCCGCCAACCGTCTGTTCCCTGCCACCCGTCTGCGTCGTAACCGTCGTGATGACTTCTCCCGCCGCCTGGTACGTGAGAATCGCCTTAGCGTCGATGATCTGATTCTGCCGGTGTTCGTCCTCGACGGCGAAAACCGTCGCGAAACCGTGCCGTCGATGCCGGGCGTCGAGCGCCTGTCCATCGACCTGCTACTCAAGGAAGCCGAGCACTGGGTCGAGCTGGGCATTCCGGCGCTGGCGCTGTTCCCGGTGACGCCGCTGGAGAAGAAATCCCTCGACGGCGCCGAGGCCTGGAACCCGGACGGTATTGCCCAGCGCGCAATCCGCGCGCTACGTGCGAAATTCCCCGAGCTCGGCGTGATCAGTGACGTCGCCCTCGACCCCTTCACCACCCACGGTCAGGACGGCATCCTCGACGAGTCCGGCTACGTGCAGAACGACATCACCGTCGATGCGCTGGTCAAGCAGGCGCTGTCGCATGCCGAGGCCGGTGCCCAGGTGGTGGCACCGTCGGACATGATGGACGGCCGTGTGCAGGCCATTCGCGAGGCGCTGGAGCTGGCCGAGCACGTCAGCGTGCGCATCATGGCCTACTCGGCCAAGTACGCCAGCGCCTACTACGGCCCGTTCCGCGATGCGGTGGGCTCGGCGGCCAACCTCGGCAAGGGCAACAAGCTCGGCTACCAGATGGACCCGGCCAACGGCAGCGAGGCGCTGCATGAAGTGGCGGCCGACCTGGCCGAGGGCGCCGACATGGTCATGGTCAAACCCGGCATGCCTTATCTGGACATCCTCTGGCGGGTCAAGGATGCCTACAAGGTGCCGACCTTCGTCTATCAGGTCAGTGGCGAGTACGCCATGCATATGGCGGCGATTCAGAACGGCTGGCTCAGCGAAGCGGTCATCCTGGAGTCGCTCACGGCCTTTAAACGAGCCGGTGCCGATGGCATCCTCACCTATTTCGCCGTACGGGCGGCAGAACTGCTAAAACAAGGGCGATGA
- a CDS encoding DedA family protein: protein MLQDLIRQFGYPALILGTFLEGEVSLLLAAYMAVRNVLEIEWVALCAFLGTFASDQLWYYLGRRHGRALLERKPRWQPMGERASALIKRYPDLWVLCFRFLYGLRTVMPLTIGLSGYSWRRYLLLDAIGAGVWAGGISLLAYSLGNAMGGLLEELRNYQVILLAAVVLLLSLAWLYRWRQRRRG, encoded by the coding sequence ATGCTGCAAGACCTGATCCGCCAGTTTGGCTATCCGGCACTGATACTCGGCACCTTCCTCGAAGGTGAAGTATCCCTGCTGCTGGCCGCCTACATGGCCGTGCGCAACGTACTGGAGATCGAATGGGTGGCGCTATGCGCCTTCCTCGGCACCTTCGCCAGCGATCAGCTGTGGTACTACCTTGGCCGCCGTCACGGCCGCGCGCTGCTTGAGCGCAAACCGCGCTGGCAACCAATGGGCGAACGCGCCAGCGCGCTGATCAAGCGTTACCCGGATCTGTGGGTGCTGTGCTTTCGCTTTCTCTATGGCCTGCGCACGGTGATGCCGCTGACCATCGGCCTGTCCGGCTATTCCTGGCGCCGCTACCTGCTGCTCGACGCCATCGGCGCCGGTGTCTGGGCCGGCGGCATCAGCCTGCTGGCCTACAGCCTGGGCAATGCCATGGGCGGCCTGCTTGAAGAACTGCGCAACTACCAGGTCATCCTGCTCGCGGCCGTGGTGCTGCTGCTTTCCCTCGCCTGGCTATACCGGTGGCGTCAGCGCCGGCGCGGCTGA
- a CDS encoding sterol desaturase family protein yields the protein MDYVLYAVPFFFLLIGLELLADRWRGMHTYRLADAINSLSAGVLSQATGLLTKVLGLLTYAFAWEHLALFDLSDSSLWVWLFAFVLYDFCYYWNHRLGHERNVLWAAHAVHHQSEDYNLSTALRQTSTGFIFGWIFYLPMAVLGVPPLVFLTVAALNLLYQFWVHTRHIPKLGWFEWLFITPSNHRVHHALNPVYMDRNYGGVFIVWDRLFGTFQEELDAEPVIFGVTVPLASWNPLWANLQVYAGLWNDARRASSWWDKLRIWFMPTGWRPADVAARYPQAKADLSQFRKFEVPLARAAQLYALLQFICYLLAGVWLLAQGDALSTGAVLLACLWTALGLCSIGMWLENRRHAWQLECLRLASNLPAFWLAGELGILTLNATAWMWLIAYSLVSLLGIWWARGSAAPALTPPV from the coding sequence ATGGATTATGTTCTCTACGCGGTACCCTTCTTCTTTCTGCTGATCGGCCTGGAACTGCTCGCCGACCGCTGGCGCGGCATGCACACCTATCGCCTGGCTGATGCAATCAACAGTCTCAGTGCTGGTGTTTTGTCGCAAGCCACCGGCCTGCTCACCAAGGTGCTCGGCCTGCTCACCTACGCCTTCGCCTGGGAGCATCTGGCGCTGTTCGACCTGTCTGACAGTAGTCTCTGGGTGTGGCTCTTCGCCTTCGTCCTCTATGACTTCTGCTACTACTGGAACCACCGCCTGGGTCATGAGCGCAATGTGCTCTGGGCCGCGCATGCGGTGCACCACCAGAGCGAGGACTACAACCTTTCCACTGCGTTACGGCAAACCAGCACCGGCTTCATTTTCGGCTGGATCTTCTACCTGCCGATGGCCGTGCTCGGTGTGCCGCCGCTGGTATTTCTCACTGTTGCCGCCCTCAATCTGCTGTATCAGTTCTGGGTACATACCCGGCATATTCCCAAGCTGGGCTGGTTCGAGTGGCTGTTCATCACGCCGTCCAATCACCGCGTTCATCATGCGCTGAATCCTGTCTACATGGATCGCAATTACGGCGGTGTGTTCATTGTCTGGGATCGATTATTTGGCACCTTCCAGGAGGAGCTGGACGCGGAGCCGGTGATTTTCGGTGTGACCGTACCGCTGGCCAGCTGGAACCCGCTGTGGGCCAACCTGCAGGTCTACGCCGGGCTATGGAATGACGCCAGGCGCGCCAGTTCCTGGTGGGACAAGCTGCGCATCTGGTTCATGCCCACCGGCTGGCGTCCGGCCGATGTGGCGGCGCGTTACCCGCAGGCCAAGGCGGACTTGAGTCAGTTCCGCAAGTTCGAGGTGCCATTGGCGCGTGCTGCACAGCTCTACGCGCTGCTGCAGTTCATCTGTTACCTGCTGGCCGGTGTCTGGCTGCTGGCGCAGGGCGACGCGCTCTCAACGGGCGCTGTGCTATTGGCCTGCCTGTGGACGGCGTTGGGGCTGTGCAGCATCGGTATGTGGCTGGAGAACCGCAGGCATGCCTGGCAGCTGGAGTGTCTGCGCCTGGCGAGCAACCTGCCGGCATTCTGGCTGGCCGGCGAACTGGGCATCTTGACCCTGAATGCGACTGCCTGGATGTGGTTGATCGCCTACAGCCTGGTCAGCCTGTTGGGCATATGGTGGGCTCGCGGTTCAGCCGCGCCGGCGCTGACGCCACCGGTATAG
- a CDS encoding thioesterase family protein yields the protein MSKPFVLSPDLQQAVASFFQRIPFNQVLGIELDELSHERVTMHLPMKPELIGNFVHGILHGGVISSLLDVCGGAMALIGAFANHQHLPPAERMSKLSKLGTIDLRIDYLRPGRGQRFTATATPLRAGNKVAVIRMELHNDEGVLVAVGTGTYLCG from the coding sequence ATGTCCAAACCCTTCGTTCTCAGCCCCGACCTGCAACAGGCGGTGGCCAGCTTCTTCCAGCGCATTCCCTTCAACCAGGTGCTCGGCATCGAACTCGATGAGCTGAGTCATGAACGGGTGACCATGCACCTGCCGATGAAGCCCGAACTGATCGGCAACTTCGTTCACGGCATCCTGCATGGCGGGGTGATTTCCTCGCTGCTCGACGTCTGTGGCGGCGCCATGGCGCTGATCGGCGCCTTCGCCAACCACCAGCATCTGCCGCCGGCCGAACGCATGAGCAAGCTGTCCAAGCTCGGCACCATCGACCTGCGCATCGACTACCTTCGCCCCGGTCGCGGTCAGCGTTTCACGGCCACGGCCACGCCCTTGCGCGCCGGTAACAAGGTGGCGGTGATTCGCATGGAGCTGCATAACGACGAAGGCGTACTGGTGGCCGTGGGCACCGGCACCTATCTGTGTGGCTGA
- a CDS encoding YaiI/YqxD family protein yields the protein MRVWIDADACPRAARDQVVKFALKRGFEVVLVAGQAVARPNFACVKLIVVPSGPDAADDHLVEHAVPGELVICNDVPLADRLVKKGVAALDPRGREFDERNMGERLAVRNLFTDLREQGQVGGGQAPYSEKDRQAFANALDRILTRLSR from the coding sequence ATGCGCGTATGGATCGACGCCGACGCCTGCCCTCGGGCGGCGCGGGATCAGGTGGTCAAGTTCGCTCTCAAGCGAGGGTTCGAGGTGGTGCTGGTGGCCGGGCAGGCCGTGGCGCGGCCGAACTTCGCCTGCGTGAAATTGATCGTGGTGCCCAGCGGGCCGGATGCCGCCGACGATCACCTGGTGGAACATGCCGTGCCTGGCGAGCTGGTGATCTGCAATGACGTGCCACTGGCTGACCGCCTGGTGAAGAAGGGCGTGGCTGCGCTCGATCCGCGTGGTCGTGAGTTCGACGAGCGCAACATGGGCGAACGCCTGGCGGTGCGTAATCTGTTCACCGATCTGCGCGAGCAGGGCCAGGTCGGCGGTGGTCAGGCACCTTACTCGGAGAAGGATCGTCAGGCCTTTGCCAATGCACTGGATCGGATTCTCACGCGTTTGAGTCGTTAG
- the elbB gene encoding isoprenoid biosynthesis glyoxalase ElbB → MSKKVAVILSGCGVYDGAEIHESVITLLRLDQRGAEVQCFAPNVPQLHVVDHYSGDEMDETRNVLVESARIARGKIKDVKELHVADFDALILPGGFGVAKNLSDFAISGAGCTVQPDVLAACKAFVDAGKPVGLMCIAPALAAKIFGAGVVCTIGSDHDTAATLTQMGASHQECEVSEIIEDEQRKLVTTPAYMLAQSIAEAASGINKMVDRVLELAHH, encoded by the coding sequence ATGAGCAAGAAAGTGGCTGTGATTCTGTCCGGCTGTGGCGTCTACGATGGCGCCGAGATCCACGAGAGCGTGATCACCCTGTTGCGTCTCGACCAGCGTGGCGCCGAGGTGCAGTGTTTCGCTCCCAACGTGCCGCAACTGCACGTGGTCGATCACTACAGCGGCGACGAAATGGACGAGACGCGCAACGTCCTGGTGGAATCGGCGCGTATCGCCCGTGGCAAGATCAAGGACGTCAAGGAGCTGCATGTGGCCGACTTCGACGCACTGATCCTGCCGGGCGGCTTCGGCGTGGCGAAGAACCTCTCCGACTTCGCCATCAGCGGCGCCGGCTGCACCGTGCAGCCCGACGTGCTGGCTGCCTGCAAGGCTTTCGTCGATGCCGGCAAGCCAGTCGGCCTGATGTGCATCGCCCCGGCGCTGGCGGCGAAGATCTTCGGCGCCGGCGTGGTGTGCACCATCGGCAGCGACCATGATACCGCTGCCACCCTGACCCAGATGGGCGCCTCGCACCAGGAGTGCGAGGTCAGCGAAATCATCGAGGATGAGCAGCGCAAACTGGTGACCACACCGGCCTATATGCTCGCCCAATCCATCGCCGAGGCAGCGTCGGGCATCAACAAGATGGTCGACCGCGTATTGGAACTGGCGCACCACTGA
- a CDS encoding enhanced serine sensitivity protein SseB C-terminal domain-containing protein yields MSSSIHSTHYADSPDLALAVLRHPTLERALSAACSQLAVREAFLAALRDPAIGPQPRLLLAISGADMNGQRRLAALVAELLSDEVELDLIALADDSLSRAVRERCEPFYSA; encoded by the coding sequence ATGTCTTCCTCGATCCATTCCACCCATTACGCCGACAGCCCCGATCTGGCTCTGGCCGTGCTGCGTCATCCCACTCTGGAGCGGGCGTTGTCTGCCGCCTGTAGCCAGCTTGCCGTGCGTGAAGCCTTTCTGGCTGCGTTGCGTGATCCGGCCATTGGCCCACAGCCGAGGCTTTTGTTGGCGATTTCCGGTGCGGATATGAATGGCCAGCGGCGCCTGGCGGCGTTGGTGGCCGAGTTGTTGTCGGATGAGGTTGAGCTGGATCTGATCGCGCTGGCCGACGACAGCCTGTCGCGTGCCGTGCGTGAGCGCTGCGAGCCGTTCTACAGCGCCTGA